One Natrinema marinum genomic window carries:
- a CDS encoding 6-pyruvoyl trahydropterin synthase family protein, with protein sequence MENRPAREETDEALRKESVVGAQRTLHVGRDRPIRISSGHRIQHHDGKCSRPHGHNYEVAVSVTGRLTEEGWIADKGDITAVIDEWDHMFLLEAGDPLIEAFEAAGDADAVVVLEHPPTAEVMSVVLERKLASALPETVTDVSVQVNETSELCGGSEI encoded by the coding sequence ATAGAGAACCGGCCGGCCAGGGAGGAAACCGACGAGGCGCTCCGCAAGGAGTCGGTCGTCGGCGCCCAGCGCACTCTCCACGTCGGACGAGACCGTCCGATCAGAATCAGTTCGGGCCACCGGATACAACACCACGACGGGAAGTGTTCGCGACCCCACGGCCACAACTACGAGGTCGCCGTCTCCGTCACGGGCCGCCTGACCGAAGAAGGGTGGATCGCCGACAAGGGCGATATTACTGCGGTCATAGACGAGTGGGATCACATGTTCCTGCTCGAGGCCGGGGACCCCCTGATCGAGGCCTTCGAAGCGGCCGGCGACGCCGACGCGGTCGTCGTCCTCGAGCACCCCCCGACGGCCGAGGTGATGAGCGTCGTCCTCGAGCGGAAACTCGCGTCGGCGCTCCCCGAGACGGTCACCGACGTGTCCGTGCAGGTCAACGAGACGAGCGAACTCTGCGGGGGCAGCGAGATCTGA